In a genomic window of Gemmatimonadaceae bacterium:
- a CDS encoding CpsB/CapC family capsule biosynthesis tyrosine phosphatase has product MIDIHTHLLPGVDDGSKSLEASLEVLRRFAEQGVTTVVCTPHLEASRAREAPHQQHDELFAQLVASSTRPPELKRGWEILLDIPGADLSDPRLGLGGSTARLVEFARLGLPANSDKDLLRIHESGLVPVVAHPERYWGCTPALVSRWKAAGAVVQMDVTAILRRGGPHRLAEELITSGLVDLFASDTHVDRRTLAIARDWLADVTTEANVRLLTFENARRLLADEPTMPVWPIQLRRGMVRRLGEMVFGKS; this is encoded by the coding sequence ATGATCGACATTCACACCCATCTTCTGCCGGGGGTGGATGACGGGTCGAAGTCGCTCGAGGCGTCCCTGGAAGTATTGCGTCGCTTCGCGGAGCAGGGTGTCACGACGGTCGTCTGCACGCCCCACCTCGAGGCGTCCCGCGCGCGCGAGGCGCCGCACCAACAACACGACGAGCTGTTCGCGCAGTTGGTTGCCTCGTCGACGCGTCCTCCGGAGCTCAAACGCGGTTGGGAGATCTTGCTCGACATTCCAGGCGCGGACCTGAGCGATCCTCGCTTGGGACTTGGCGGGTCGACGGCGCGTCTCGTGGAATTTGCCCGTCTGGGTCTTCCGGCCAACTCGGACAAGGATCTCTTGAGGATTCATGAAAGCGGTCTCGTACCCGTCGTCGCGCATCCGGAGCGTTATTGGGGGTGCACGCCCGCTTTGGTCTCGCGGTGGAAGGCGGCGGGCGCCGTGGTTCAGATGGACGTGACGGCGATTCTGCGACGCGGCGGTCCACACCGACTGGCGGAGGAGTTGATCACGAGCGGTTTGGTGGATCTGTTCGCGAGCGACACGCACGTCGACCGGCGAACGTTGGCGATCGCGCGCGACTGGCTAGCCGACGTGACGACGGAGGCCAACGTTCGCCTGCTGACGTTCGAAAACGCGCGCCGGCTGTTGGCCGACGAGCCGACGATGCCCGTCTGGCCAATTCAGCTCCGGCGCGGCATGGTTCGCCGCCTCGGCGAGATGGTTTTCGGAAAATCCTGA
- a CDS encoding regulatory protein RecX: MNPSSDPVQPRAPRTHRPSRTPRSTYDRALDMLESRARSVIELRRALIKKGEPALDVDAAIERLRAAGLLDDANYARQLARSKAIGAGQSRRRIAQELARRGVARTVGDEAIAAVFDEEAVDEDANIERVARKKMKTLAKLDAQVQRRRLYAFLARRGYDVDAIGQIVGRLTGEALEARGE; encoded by the coding sequence ATGAATCCATCGAGTGACCCCGTCCAGCCGCGGGCTCCGCGCACGCACCGGCCGAGTCGCACACCTCGGTCGACGTACGATCGCGCGCTCGACATGCTCGAGTCGCGGGCCCGCAGCGTCATTGAGTTGCGACGGGCCCTGATCAAAAAGGGCGAGCCGGCCCTTGATGTCGACGCGGCCATCGAGCGGCTGCGCGCGGCGGGACTCCTCGACGACGCGAATTACGCGCGCCAGCTCGCGCGCTCGAAAGCCATCGGAGCCGGACAGTCGCGGCGCCGCATCGCGCAGGAACTGGCGCGTCGCGGCGTCGCACGGACCGTCGGGGACGAGGCGATTGCCGCGGTTTTCGACGAGGAAGCCGTCGACGAGGATGCGAACATCGAACGCGTCGCTCGAAAGAAGATGAAGACGCTGGCGAAGCTCGACGCACAGGTTCAGCGACGGCGCCTCTACGCGTTTCTCGCGCGGCGTGGATATGACGTCGATGCGATTGGCCAGATTGTCGGGCGACTCACGGGCGAGGCCCTCGAGGCGCGTGGCGAATAG
- the alaS gene encoding alanine--tRNA ligase produces MKAAEIRSRFLKYFERNDHAVLPSSSLVPADDPTLLFTNAGMVQFKRVFLGAEAPPNGRRRATTSQKCVRAGGKHNDLEQVGHTARHNTFFEMLGNFSFGDYFKRDAIRFAWEFVTQDLGLDPKLLRVSVHHSDDEARALWREIAGLPDSRIYGLGDKDNFWQMADTGPCGPCSEIFVDMAHIAKDWRLPQGATGEWTELDRDEFSLEAFIEGSDRDRFIEFWNLVFMQFDRRPDGTMVPLPKPSVDTGAGLERISAITQGVTMIYHTDLFAPMLSAVEQAVGIQYWGRESDQSRTGVRVRSGGVVQNAVSPASFRVLADHARAVSFLLADGVFPSNEGRGYVLRRILRRAVRHAWLLGRKEPTLVHVAQAVIDSMGDAYPELRLRSKHILDTTRQEEQGFLATIEGGLTRFDQLAPVQSVGGGTDVRGTISGEDAFRLYDTFGFPIDLTELMARERGYVVDIAGFEAALDQQRRRSQEERKAKRVGVALDALANLSEFEAAPGVGPAATFVGYDAIEIETQTTAVRHLDGGRVAVLLRESPFYAESGGQISDQGEIVGEGWRVDVDEVRKIEGRPAAIGRITGTFHFGRVIARVPSDRRRDTERNHTATHLLHAALRSVLGDGVHQAGSLVAPDRLRFDFTHHGPVSAERLGEIESIVNREIARSIPVTTREMAYADARAAGAMALFGEKYGDVVRVVRVADFSMELCGGTHVRNTAEINLFKIVTETGVAAGVRRIEALTGPGAYQLIRSEERALHRIAESLKAPVDGVEKRVAALLDERRTLERRLEEAMRGGGDQLQSLLGGAQALGGGGEHNGSKLVTGVVRAGDVKELQALGDAVREKLGSGVGVLAASFEDGKNTLLVVVTDDLRQRGLRADALIKDIAAAAGGRGGGKPHMAQAGVPDAARFGDALARAPELVRDALVGAE; encoded by the coding sequence ATGAAGGCCGCCGAGATTCGATCCCGTTTTCTCAAATATTTCGAGCGCAACGATCACGCCGTGTTGCCGAGCTCGTCGCTCGTCCCTGCCGACGACCCGACGCTCCTGTTCACGAACGCCGGGATGGTGCAGTTCAAGCGCGTTTTCCTGGGAGCCGAAGCGCCGCCCAACGGACGACGTCGAGCGACGACCTCGCAGAAGTGCGTGCGCGCGGGGGGAAAGCACAACGACCTCGAACAGGTCGGACACACCGCGCGCCACAACACGTTCTTCGAGATGCTCGGCAACTTCTCGTTCGGCGACTATTTCAAGCGGGACGCGATCCGATTCGCCTGGGAGTTCGTCACGCAGGATCTCGGACTCGACCCGAAGCTGCTGCGCGTTTCCGTGCATCATTCCGACGACGAGGCGCGCGCGCTTTGGCGTGAGATCGCCGGGCTTCCGGACTCGCGCATCTACGGACTTGGCGACAAGGACAATTTCTGGCAGATGGCGGACACCGGTCCGTGCGGCCCGTGCTCCGAGATCTTCGTCGACATGGCGCACATCGCCAAAGATTGGCGCTTGCCCCAAGGCGCGACCGGTGAATGGACCGAGCTCGATCGCGACGAATTTTCGCTCGAGGCATTCATCGAAGGATCCGACCGCGATCGGTTCATCGAGTTCTGGAACCTCGTATTCATGCAATTCGACCGGCGGCCGGACGGCACGATGGTGCCGTTGCCGAAGCCGTCGGTCGACACGGGCGCCGGCCTCGAGCGAATCTCGGCGATCACGCAGGGCGTGACGATGATCTACCACACCGACCTCTTCGCGCCAATGCTGTCGGCCGTCGAGCAGGCGGTGGGCATTCAATACTGGGGACGCGAGAGCGACCAGTCACGAACCGGCGTCCGCGTAAGATCGGGCGGCGTCGTGCAGAACGCCGTGAGCCCCGCTTCGTTCCGCGTTCTCGCCGACCACGCGCGCGCCGTGTCGTTCCTGCTCGCCGACGGCGTATTCCCGTCGAACGAGGGACGCGGCTACGTGCTGCGCCGCATTCTGCGGCGCGCCGTGCGTCACGCATGGCTCCTCGGCCGCAAGGAGCCGACCCTCGTGCACGTCGCTCAGGCGGTGATCGATTCGATGGGCGACGCGTACCCGGAGCTTCGCCTACGATCGAAGCACATCCTCGACACCACGCGCCAGGAAGAGCAGGGCTTTCTCGCCACGATCGAGGGTGGGCTCACGCGCTTCGATCAACTCGCTCCGGTGCAATCGGTCGGTGGCGGGACCGACGTCCGAGGCACGATCAGTGGAGAGGACGCGTTCCGTCTCTACGACACGTTCGGCTTCCCGATCGACCTCACGGAGCTGATGGCGCGCGAGCGCGGCTACGTGGTGGACATCGCCGGATTCGAGGCCGCGCTCGATCAGCAGCGGCGACGTTCACAGGAAGAGAGAAAGGCAAAGCGCGTCGGCGTTGCCCTCGACGCGTTGGCGAATCTCTCCGAATTCGAGGCAGCGCCCGGGGTGGGCCCAGCGGCGACATTCGTTGGATACGACGCGATCGAAATCGAAACGCAGACGACCGCCGTTCGGCACCTCGACGGCGGACGCGTCGCCGTGTTGCTCCGCGAGTCGCCGTTCTACGCCGAGTCAGGCGGACAGATCTCCGATCAAGGTGAGATCGTCGGCGAGGGTTGGCGCGTCGACGTCGACGAAGTCCGAAAGATCGAAGGGCGTCCGGCGGCGATCGGGAGAATCACCGGCACGTTCCACTTCGGCCGCGTCATCGCGCGCGTGCCGAGCGACCGGCGGCGCGACACGGAACGCAACCACACGGCGACGCACCTGCTCCACGCCGCGCTACGATCCGTGCTCGGCGACGGTGTCCATCAGGCGGGCTCGCTCGTCGCGCCCGATCGGCTTCGTTTCGACTTCACGCACCACGGCCCGGTCTCGGCCGAGCGGCTCGGCGAGATCGAGAGCATCGTGAATCGGGAGATCGCGCGCAGCATTCCCGTTACCACGCGCGAGATGGCCTACGCCGACGCGCGCGCGGCGGGCGCGATGGCCCTGTTCGGCGAGAAGTACGGCGACGTCGTGCGCGTGGTGCGAGTCGCCGACTTCTCGATGGAGCTGTGCGGCGGCACTCATGTGCGCAACACGGCCGAGATCAATCTGTTCAAGATCGTCACCGAGACCGGCGTGGCCGCCGGCGTCCGCCGCATCGAAGCGCTGACCGGGCCGGGCGCGTACCAGCTGATTCGCAGCGAGGAGCGCGCGCTCCACCGGATCGCCGAATCGCTCAAGGCGCCGGTCGACGGCGTCGAGAAGCGCGTTGCGGCGCTGTTGGACGAGCGGCGTACGCTCGAGCGTCGCCTCGAGGAGGCGATGCGCGGCGGCGGCGATCAGCTGCAGTCGCTGCTCGGCGGCGCGCAGGCGCTCGGGGGTGGGGGGGAGCACAACGGCTCGAAGTTGGTGACCGGCGTCGTTCGCGCGGGCGACGTGAAGGAGCTCCAGGCGCTCGGCGACGCGGTGCGCGAGAAGCTCGGCAGCGGTGTTGGCGTGTTGGCGGCGAGCTTCGAGGACGGAAAGAACACTTTGCTGGTCGTCGTGACGGACGACCTGCGTCAGCGCGGTCTGCGCGCCGACGCCCTGATCAAGGACATCGCCGCCGCGGCGGGTGGCCGTGGAGGCGGAAAGCCGCACATGGCGCAGGCAGGCGTACCCGATGCCGCGCGTTTCGGCGACGCGCTCGCCCGTGCTCCCGAGCTCGTGCGCGACGCGTTGGTCGGCGCCGAGTGA
- a CDS encoding DNA translocase FtsK, with protein sequence MSSTTLKREITGIALLLLAVFLAGAFVALALAEMRMGVSVEANVGPVGEFLSKPLVTFFGWPAAILIPLVPAVHALRLFGRLESRTDRSWMIFVAGLVLLLPVVLALSIASVETGFASAGIWGEAIAAWWRSWFGAFGAWVLVALSASTLTAATLAWNPIRALVGRQPAVAQPAETSTVPEKPRRKRDKNAPELGDADRALALAPPFDEMPAIDTMAPVDDSRPDVEDGVVEPRKRRKRTKAEAAADHDAEIAAAIDATARPDLGGDELPTPDLLAPPPPHNAEASAEELNEMGYKLMAALRTFRVEGELVGRTTGPVVTQYEIEPAPGVKVRQIANLSNDLALAMRAPSIRIVAPIPGRGAVGVEVPNPTSEMVSLRELIEAREFGPAGVRAALPIALGKDLEGKPVVADLAKMPHLLIAGATGSGKSVCVNTIITSLIYRHTPKTLRFLMVDPKMVELSVYNTLPHLRHKVITDNRDAASVLKWAQLEMQERYELLAANGCRNVQEFNKRVLDKVELKLAKNAEVAFEDTTYKGDVLPYVVVIVDEMADLMMTVPGEVETPIAMLAQKARAIGIHLILATQRPSVNVITGLIKANFPSRIAFRVASQIDSRTIIDGAGAETLLGNGDMLFIPPGKSEPARLQGAFLSSEETERLMKWYQQRADEKRAARVAQGLAAFDAVESDILKEIRDKEKEALDAAGAADAEDAGDRDTLFREAAEVVVQTQQGSTSLLQRRLKVGYGRAARIIDQLELAGVLGPSDGPRGREVLVGLDELDRICGPRA encoded by the coding sequence GTGAGCAGTACGACGCTGAAGCGCGAAATCACCGGCATTGCGCTGTTGCTCCTGGCGGTCTTCCTCGCCGGCGCATTCGTCGCGCTGGCGCTGGCCGAGATGCGGATGGGCGTCAGCGTCGAAGCGAACGTCGGCCCGGTCGGCGAGTTCCTTTCCAAGCCGCTCGTCACGTTTTTCGGCTGGCCCGCCGCGATTCTGATTCCGCTGGTGCCGGCAGTGCACGCGCTGCGCCTTTTCGGTCGGCTCGAGTCGAGGACCGACCGCTCATGGATGATCTTCGTCGCGGGACTCGTCCTTCTCCTTCCGGTCGTGCTGGCGCTTTCGATCGCGTCGGTGGAAACCGGCTTCGCGAGCGCGGGAATCTGGGGAGAGGCGATCGCCGCGTGGTGGCGGAGCTGGTTCGGTGCGTTCGGCGCGTGGGTGCTCGTCGCGTTGTCCGCGTCCACCCTCACCGCCGCGACGCTGGCGTGGAATCCGATCCGCGCCCTCGTGGGGCGGCAGCCCGCGGTCGCACAGCCGGCCGAAACGAGCACCGTGCCGGAGAAGCCGCGCCGCAAGCGCGACAAGAATGCGCCCGAGCTGGGAGACGCCGACCGTGCGCTGGCCCTCGCGCCGCCGTTCGACGAGATGCCGGCAATCGACACGATGGCGCCAGTCGATGACTCGCGCCCCGACGTCGAAGACGGCGTCGTCGAGCCGAGGAAGCGAAGGAAACGAACCAAGGCCGAGGCGGCGGCCGACCACGACGCGGAAATCGCGGCGGCGATCGATGCGACCGCTCGGCCCGACCTGGGCGGCGATGAGCTGCCGACCCCGGATCTGCTCGCGCCCCCGCCGCCTCACAACGCCGAAGCAAGCGCCGAAGAGCTGAACGAGATGGGGTACAAGCTCATGGCGGCGCTGCGCACGTTCCGCGTCGAGGGAGAGCTCGTCGGCCGCACGACGGGCCCCGTCGTCACGCAATACGAGATCGAGCCGGCACCGGGCGTGAAGGTCCGGCAGATCGCGAACCTCTCGAACGACCTCGCGCTCGCGATGCGTGCGCCGTCGATCCGGATCGTCGCGCCCATTCCAGGGCGCGGCGCGGTTGGCGTCGAGGTGCCGAATCCGACGTCGGAGATGGTATCGCTCCGCGAGCTGATCGAGGCGCGCGAGTTCGGCCCGGCGGGCGTCCGCGCAGCGCTGCCGATCGCGTTGGGGAAGGACCTCGAGGGCAAACCGGTCGTCGCCGATTTGGCGAAGATGCCCCACCTGCTCATCGCCGGCGCGACGGGTTCGGGAAAATCCGTCTGCGTGAACACGATCATCACGAGCCTCATTTATCGGCACACGCCAAAGACGCTGCGCTTCCTCATGGTCGACCCGAAGATGGTCGAGTTGTCGGTGTACAACACGCTGCCACACCTGCGCCACAAGGTGATCACAGACAACCGGGACGCGGCGTCGGTACTCAAATGGGCGCAGCTCGAGATGCAGGAGCGCTACGAGCTGCTCGCGGCGAACGGATGCCGCAACGTGCAGGAGTTCAACAAGCGCGTGCTCGACAAAGTCGAGCTCAAGCTGGCGAAGAACGCCGAAGTGGCGTTCGAAGATACGACCTACAAGGGAGACGTCTTGCCGTACGTCGTCGTCATCGTCGACGAGATGGCCGATCTCATGATGACGGTGCCGGGTGAAGTGGAGACGCCGATCGCCATGCTCGCGCAGAAGGCGCGCGCGATCGGCATCCACCTCATTCTCGCGACCCAGCGCCCAAGCGTGAACGTGATCACGGGCCTCATCAAGGCGAACTTCCCGAGCCGGATCGCATTTCGCGTTGCGTCGCAGATCGACAGCCGCACGATCATCGACGGAGCGGGGGCGGAGACGCTGCTCGGCAACGGCGACATGCTGTTCATCCCGCCGGGCAAGTCCGAGCCCGCGCGTCTCCAGGGCGCGTTCCTGTCGAGCGAAGAGACCGAACGTCTGATGAAGTGGTACCAGCAGCGCGCCGACGAGAAGCGCGCGGCCCGCGTGGCGCAGGGATTGGCGGCCTTCGACGCCGTCGAGAGCGACATCCTCAAAGAGATTCGCGACAAGGAGAAGGAGGCGCTCGACGCTGCCGGTGCGGCCGACGCCGAGGACGCCGGCGACCGGGATACGCTCTTCCGCGAGGCCGCGGAGGTCGTGGTGCAGACGCAGCAGGGCTCAACGTCGCTGCTGCAGCGAAGGCTCAAGGTGGGCTACGGGCGGGCCGCGAGGATCATCGACCAGCTGGAGCTTGCCGGCGTGCTCGGTCCATCGGACGGGCCACGCGGGCGCGAGGTGCTCGTCGGATTGGACGAGCTGGATCGGATCTGTGGCCCGCGCGCGTAA
- the recA gene encoding recombinase RecA has protein sequence MAVSTLQDDKKKALNLAIAQIEKSHGKGSIMRLGADQKVRVEAISTGAINLDAAIGVGGIPRGRITEIYGPESSGKTTLCLHVVANAQHNGGVAAYIDAEHALDTEYARKLGVDVEAMLISQPDTGEQALEICEILVRSGAVDVVVIDSVAALVPKAEIEGDMGDSHVGLQARLMSQALRKLTGSIARSKTSVVFINQLREKIGVMFGNPETTTGGKALKFYASVRLDIRRIGPVKDKEDVVGSHVRVKVVKNKVAAPFKQAEFDIMYAEGISHASLVLDIAAEAGIIDKSGAWYAYNGQKIGQGRENAKLYLRDTPALMAEVEEKVKALLGVGPREVINDIEVSEE, from the coding sequence ATGGCTGTGTCGACCTTGCAGGACGACAAGAAGAAGGCGTTGAATCTGGCCATCGCGCAGATCGAAAAGAGCCACGGAAAGGGTTCGATCATGCGCTTGGGGGCGGACCAGAAGGTCCGGGTGGAGGCGATCTCCACGGGAGCGATCAACCTCGACGCGGCGATCGGCGTGGGCGGCATCCCGCGCGGCCGCATCACCGAGATCTACGGCCCCGAATCGAGCGGCAAGACGACGCTCTGCCTCCACGTCGTCGCCAACGCGCAGCACAACGGCGGCGTCGCGGCGTACATCGACGCCGAGCATGCGCTCGACACCGAGTACGCGCGCAAGCTGGGTGTGGACGTCGAGGCGATGCTCATCTCCCAGCCGGACACCGGCGAGCAGGCGCTCGAGATCTGCGAGATTCTCGTGCGATCCGGCGCGGTGGACGTCGTGGTGATCGACTCGGTCGCGGCCCTCGTCCCGAAGGCCGAAATCGAAGGCGACATGGGCGACTCGCACGTCGGTCTTCAGGCCCGCCTCATGAGCCAGGCGCTGCGCAAGCTGACCGGATCGATCGCGCGCTCCAAGACGTCGGTCGTGTTCATCAACCAGCTGCGCGAAAAGATCGGCGTGATGTTTGGCAATCCTGAGACGACGACGGGCGGCAAGGCGCTCAAGTTCTACGCGTCAGTGCGGCTCGACATCCGCCGCATCGGGCCGGTCAAGGACAAGGAGGACGTCGTCGGCTCGCACGTGCGCGTGAAAGTCGTCAAGAACAAAGTCGCCGCGCCGTTCAAACAAGCCGAATTCGACATCATGTACGCCGAAGGCATCAGCCACGCGAGCCTCGTGCTGGACATCGCGGCCGAGGCGGGGATCATCGACAAGTCGGGCGCGTGGTACGCGTACAACGGCCAAAAAATCGGCCAGGGACGGGAGAACGCGAAGCTGTATCTTCGCGACACCCCTGCTCTGATGGCCGAGGTCGAAGAGAAGGTGAAGGCACTGCTCGGCGTCGGGCCGCGCGAGGTGATCAACGACATCGAGGTCAGCGAGGAGTAG
- a CDS encoding YraN family protein — protein sequence MSAAKQQFGELGEQIAERWLTRHGWRVMQRRFRSGHRDIDLVVEREGTVAFVEVKARRGSEFGDPVEAVNWSKQRELIRSASVWIDRHGRPDDSYRFDVVGVLVEGDRVRVRHVPNAFALRDSA from the coding sequence ATGTCAGCGGCCAAACAGCAATTCGGCGAGCTCGGGGAGCAGATCGCGGAGCGATGGCTCACTCGGCACGGATGGCGTGTGATGCAGCGGCGATTTCGGAGCGGTCACCGGGACATCGATCTCGTCGTGGAGCGAGAAGGCACCGTCGCGTTCGTCGAGGTGAAGGCCCGTCGCGGCAGTGAGTTCGGCGATCCGGTCGAGGCGGTGAATTGGAGCAAGCAGCGCGAGCTGATCCGCTCCGCCTCGGTCTGGATCGACCGGCACGGCCGGCCGGACGACTCGTATCGCTTCGATGTGGTCGGAGTTCTCGTGGAGGGCGACCGCGTTCGAGTGCGCCACGTGCCCAACGCGTTCGCGCTACGCGATTCCGCTTGA